GCTCGTGGTCGCGGGCAGCTCCTTCTGGATCCACGAACTCCGCGTGGTTGGGCGGTGGAGCCCCATTCACCTGCTGTCGATCCTGACCCTGGCGACCCTGCCGCTGGCGGTCCTGGCGGCGCATCGCCACCGTGTCGACCGGCACAAGCGCGCCATGGTGTCGCTCTTCGTGGGTGCGCTGGTGATCGCCGGCATCTTCACCTTCGTGCCCGGGCGCATCATGTACGCGGTTCTGTTCGGTGGCTGACCCACACGGAAACCCGGCTTGCAGCGGTCTTGACGCGCGCGTAAACCGGCGGGAGGCGCGGGGTCGATCCCCGCCGGCACAACAGGGAGCCACGTCATGTCCGACAGCCTCGTCCGCACGGAAACGCGCGATCGCGTGGGGATCATCACGCTCGACCGCCCGGATGCGCTGAACGCGCTCAACAGCCAGCTCATGGCCGATCTGGACAGCGCCGCGCGCGCGATGGACAACGACCCCGACATCGGCTGCATCGTCATCACCGGCTCGCAGAAGGCGTTCGCCGCCGGCGCCGACATCAAGGAGATGCAGCCCAAGGACTTCGCCCAGGTCCATTACGAGGACTTCATCACCGACGACTGGGAGGCCATCGCGCACCTGCGCACGCCCACGATCGCCGCGGTGGCGGGGCACGCGCTCGGCGGCGGCTGCGAGCTGGCAATGATGTGCGACCTGATCATCGCGGCGGACAACGCCAAGTTCGGCCAGCCCGAGATCAAGCTGGGCACGATCCCCGGCATGGGCGGGACGCAGCGCCTCACGCGCGCGGTCGGCAAGGCCAAGGCGATGGAGATGTGCCTGACCGGCCGCACGATGAAGGCGGAGGAGGCCGAGCGCGCGGGGCTCGTCGCCCAGGTCGTCGCGGCCGACGAGCTGATGGACCGCGTGCTGGAGACGGCCGGCACGATCGCCGGGATGTCGCTGCCCGCCGTCATGGCGTGCAAGGAGGCCGTGAACCGCGCCGAGGAAACCACGCTGGCCGAGGGCGTGCGCTTCGAGCGCCGCTCCTTCCACGCCACCTTCGCCTTCGAGGACCGCGCCGAGGGCATGGCCGCCTTCAACGAGAAGCGGGAGCCCCACTGGAAGCACCGTTAGGTGCTTCCAGCGCCGCCTGTAAAACGTTGGAAACATCGATAGGGTCAATTCGGTCAAGGTGGCAACACCTTGGCCGTAAAATTGACCCGTCCCGTAAGATAAATGATTCCAGCGCCGGCCGGAAAGAGGCGGAAGCATCGATAGGGTCAATTCGGTCAAGGTGGCAACACCTTGGCCGTAAAATTGACCCGTTCCGTAAGATGAATGTTTCCAGCGCCGGCCGCCTCAGCGCTCGTAGACGCCGACGAGTTCCACGAAGTCGATGACGTAGGGCCGGGCGAGCGTCTGGACCTCCACACAGGTGGCGCCCGGCGCCACGGGTAGCGTGGGTTCGCTCAGCGCGCTCAGGCGGAAGTGGTAGTTGTGCGGGCCGTGCCCTTCGGGCGGGCAGGGGCCGCCGTAGCCCGGCTTGTTGAAGTCGTTAATGGCCTGACGGATGCCGTGCGTCAGCGTTTCGCCGTTCAGGCCCGCTTCCAGCCAGGTCCAGTCCGCCGGGATGTCGTAGGCGGCCCAGTGCCGGAAGATGCCGCCGGGGGCGTCCGGGTCGTCGCAGACCAGCAGGAAGCTGCGGGTCCCCTCGGGCGCGCCCTGCCACTGGAAGGGCGGCGAGGTGTCGTCGCCCTCGCAGGTGTAGAGCTTCGGGATGCGCTCGCCCTGGCCGAAGGCCGCGCTGGTCAGCACGAAGGTCATGGCCGTCTCCGTCTCGTGAAGCGGCGTGCGGTGGCATTCGGACAACACCGGCACACTACCTCGCGTTCCGGCACCGGCATTGATGTGCGTCAAAACTGGCCGGAGGGCGCCCCCTTGCACCGCGGACAAGGCCCCTTTGCGCCCGCGGCGGCTTCTCGCATCCGGCGCCGATCCAACATTGTGCATTGCAGCACGGCGCCGTCACCCACGGCGCAAACCACGCCGGAAGGAGACGTGTGATGATGGACGATCGGATCGCCACGGTCATCCGCCAGCCCAGCCAGGCCGAAATCGACGCTTGCATCGCCCGGGCGCACCGCTTGCGGGCAGAAGCCGCGCACGCCGCCGCCGGCCGGCTGTTCGCGAGCGTGGCGGGGTGCGTGCGGAGCGCCGCAGGCCGGGTGCGCGCGATGCCGCTAGGTCGCTCTGCCTCCCCTTGAACCCGGCGCTCGCCACCGGCCCGTGCAGCCGTTACGCTTCTGCTGCGGTGCACAAGGACGGGGTGGCCCCATGGATCTCGCCAGCCAGATGATCCTCTTCGCCCGCGTCGTCGACACCGGGAGCTTCTCCCGGGCGGCGCGGGCGCTGGAGCAGTCGCCCTCGGCCGTGAGCCGTCAGATCGGCCACCTGGAGGACCGCGTCGGCGTGCGCCTGCTCAACCGCACGCAGCAGGGCATTTCGCTGACCGAGGAGGGGCGCGCGTTTCACGAACGCTGCCGCGCGGTGGCGCGGGAGGTCGCCAACGCCGAGGAATCGCTCGCGACGATGGGCGCGCTGCGCGGGACGCTGCGCATCGTCTCCACCGTGGCCTTCGGCAAGGCGCAATTGCTGCCCCTGCTGCCGGCGTTTCTGGACGCGTATCCCGAACTGCGGCTCAATCTGGAACTGACGGACCGCCCCGTGGACCTGGCGGCGGAGGACGTCGACGTCGCCATCCGCTTCAGCGAGCAGATCGCCGATCCCACCGTGATCGCCCGCAAGCTGGCTCCCAACCGGCGCGTGATCTGCGCCGCGCCGGCCTATGTCGAGCGCTTCGGCGCGCCGCAAACGCCCGAGGATCTGGCCCGCCACAACTGCCTGGGTCTGACCACGGTGACGGCCTGGAACGACTGGGTGTTCGACGATCGGGGCGGAGAGACGCTGCGCGTCAGCGGCAACTTCGAGGCCAACAGCGCGGACGCCATCTACCACGCGGCGCTCGCGGGCGTGGGGATCGCACGGCTGTCGAC
This Limimonas halophila DNA region includes the following protein-coding sequences:
- a CDS encoding YbhB/YbcL family Raf kinase inhibitor-like protein, giving the protein MTFVLTSAAFGQGERIPKLYTCEGDDTSPPFQWQGAPEGTRSFLLVCDDPDAPGGIFRHWAAYDIPADWTWLEAGLNGETLTHGIRQAINDFNKPGYGGPCPPEGHGPHNYHFRLSALSEPTLPVAPGATCVEVQTLARPYVIDFVELVGVYER
- a CDS encoding LysR family transcriptional regulator, with the translated sequence MDLASQMILFARVVDTGSFSRAARALEQSPSAVSRQIGHLEDRVGVRLLNRTQQGISLTEEGRAFHERCRAVAREVANAEESLATMGALRGTLRIVSTVAFGKAQLLPLLPAFLDAYPELRLNLELTDRPVDLAAEDVDVAIRFSEQIADPTVIARKLAPNRRVICAAPAYVERFGAPQTPEDLARHNCLGLTTVTAWNDWVFDDRGGETLRVSGNFEANSADAIYHAALAGVGIARLSTYLVQDDLRAGRLVRLLPHYVQENSNIVAIYADRRNLAPKIRVFLDFLVGHFAGVPPWEREAA
- a CDS encoding enoyl-CoA hydratase, yielding MSDSLVRTETRDRVGIITLDRPDALNALNSQLMADLDSAARAMDNDPDIGCIVITGSQKAFAAGADIKEMQPKDFAQVHYEDFITDDWEAIAHLRTPTIAAVAGHALGGGCELAMMCDLIIAADNAKFGQPEIKLGTIPGMGGTQRLTRAVGKAKAMEMCLTGRTMKAEEAERAGLVAQVVAADELMDRVLETAGTIAGMSLPAVMACKEAVNRAEETTLAEGVRFERRSFHATFAFEDRAEGMAAFNEKREPHWKHR
- a CDS encoding DUF2306 domain-containing protein, whose protein sequence is MSLTPLLSASPAIQVHAFAAILAFVAGLVQLAGPKGTVPHRVLGWGWVIAMLVVAGSSFWIHELRVVGRWSPIHLLSILTLATLPLAVLAAHRHRVDRHKRAMVSLFVGALVIAGIFTFVPGRIMYAVLFGG